In Aspergillus nidulans FGSC A4 chromosome II, the genomic stretch CACCGGTCGCCTCGCTCGCCAAAGCCCTTGATGGCCGCGTTGGAGAGTAACTGGCCGATCACGATGCCCAGATTCACCCCTGCAGTTGTAATACCTCGCAGAACGACTGGCGAGACCTTTCGTTTGTCAGTGACTGGCGTTTGTGACGCATTTCCTGATCGTCGAGCTCACCTCGGAAGAGTACAGCGGCCCGATGGTTAGGTAGAAGCCCAGGCCAACTCCTAGAATCAGCTTGCTAATAAGAAATGCAACCCTAGCGGTTGAGAATAATTCCCCAAAGATGCCTCCGCAAGAGATCATCACTCCAaccgccaaagccagcctTCGGCCGACTCGGTCGGCAACGGCGCTGCAGAGAAAACCGCCAAAGAACTGTCCGACAGATGAGATCGAATTAAAGGCGCTCAACCATGGGGCAGGAACTACGAAGTCTCCTTCAAAGTGCTCGCCAAAATCACGCCggaaagaaggaatggaGAGCACTGCCCCGTTGACCTGAGCGTCAAACCCCCTGGCGAGCCGCCGGGTCAGCAGAGAATAAGCAGCGCACAGATTTTGTAGATAAGCATTTACCATCCGATCGCACTGACGCTGAAAAAAAACGCCCACCAAATAAGGACTGGATGACCCCGAAGAACCTGCAAGACAGTCTGCTCATGCTCGAAGATATTGTCGCTCGCGAGGGCTGATTTAGCCCTAGAATCGACCGGCGCATCAGCTGAGTCGGCCCGGGTGAGGGCCTCGATATTGGCGTGCTCAGCGGGCTTCTCAACCGCCATATTTGCGCGGCTAGTGGGCCTTGATGTATAATTTGCTCTCGAATACTATGGTGAGCACCGAGCCATTCGTGGAAAGGCCACTGGCTATATAGGTAACATACCTAGCACCTTAAAGCGAGCACCTAGAGCCGGCACCCTAGAGGACGCTCCCTAAAGCAAGTAATTGTAAGAAGCCAGAGTGACAGCTGTAATATCACACTCTCCACCTCAGGAGCTGAAATGACAGGCACAGCGGAAAGTCGGGCAAACGCCGCAGCTGATACGAAGACCTGAATGGAACCCTAAACCTTGTGGGTGGGCGCCACCCCCTACTATACTAGCTCTACCCCGCTGGTTACAGGATGGGAAGCAAGGCCGGCCCTTGCGCTACAAGCCAAGTAGCTTGGAGTTAGCAGGTTCCTGTCTAGCGCCAAATTAACGGCAATCCGATTACGGGCCGGCCGGGGTCGTCTGGGGTCAGCAGGGTGCAGTGGATTTAAGACACCGTTTCTCCCCAGCCTTCCCCCACAGTCACCTAGACTGTGCGAGACTCCGCTTTGAACCCGCTCGGCACTATGGAGTACCCGTCTTCCGGGGGCCTGGACCCTCTAGTATTGGACGCGGAATGTCGGCTCGCTTCCCCCCACACCCGCATCCAGCTACCACCACTCCTACCATCCAACGACAGCACGGCCGCTAAGCAGCCGAACAGACGCGCTGGCGCATACCCTCGTCGCAGGGCTGTGAGAGCATGCCAGGTGTGCCGAGCCCGTAGGACCAAATGCGACAACAAGAAGCCGTCGTGTTCCTTTTGCGAAAAAATCGGCGCCAAATGCGTGGTCAACGACCCTGCTGACCTGTCTGGGTACGACTATCCCGGTCAAGACTGCGTATTGTTGCTCTTCGCTGGTCTCGATGTATGAACAGAGAAACTGACTGCGACCGAAGGTTTGACACTGCCAGTTTAGTGATTATTCAACGCCTCGATCAGATCGAGTCGCTtatccagcaacagcaacagcagcaatctcAACAGATCCAACATGGAAGGACCGTCGTTGACCACACCAATGGCATGCAAGCCGCAACGAGGGTCTCGGCAGTCGCAGACAGCGAGTCGCCGACCCTTCATGGTAGCCCATTGTACCAGGCGCACTGCGCAGACCTCAGCCGACTTACCATCGAAACCGTCCTCTCCTGGAACGTCTTCAATGGAAGATACGACGCAGGCCCAAGTCTTTACGATCTGGTCTCATCACAGACAACCTTGTCCCAGGAGCCGTTCCTGGCAAACAACGACCCGCGTCTCGAACGGCTGGACCTGGACCTGAAAACATGCACCCGGCTGCTCCACACGTTTCTCGAGGAGGTGCATATTGCAAACCCAATCCTTGACGTCCATTTGATTACCGATTACCTATACCAAGCGTGCGTTCACGGAATCGGGTGGGACGCGCCCTCGTGCCTTGTGGTGGGACTCCTCTCACACCCATATCGTTCCGTTCCGCATTGCTCATCGAGAACCACTGGCTAATACACTTACAGCTACTCATCTGCGCAATAGGGGCTATTTCTGAGAGTTTTCAGGAGCACCATGAATCGAGCTCGATGACGGCGCGGCGGTCGCCGTCCTTTCACCTTGGTCAAAGATACTTCGAAGCGGCCCAGATGCGGCTGGGAGTGGTTTTCCGGACCCATGGAGTGCTGGAGACTCAGTGTTTCTTCTATTCCGGCGTTTACCTGATGGCTGTGTTTCAGCCTGTCCGCGCCTGGAGGTGTTTTGTGCAGACAGCCGCAGTGGCAGAGATGATGGTCTTCTCGTCCAACGGGTCCAGTACAACCGCGAGCCTCCAGAGGGACCTTCGCTGTCTAGAGACCACACACTGGGCTTGTCTCAAGTCTGAACTGTGAGCCCCCTCTTCACGGTGTGCTACCAGTATCACCGTCGCTCTTCAATCTGATCTGCTCACACGATCAGGGAGCTGCGCTTGGAGCTCGGTCTGAACCAACCTGACCCGCTTCGATTTACGTATCCGACCTTTTTCCCATCCCTGCCCATGGAAAGGCTTAATCGTGATGAGTCTCGGGTGTGGTATTTCTATCTTGCTGAAACCGCTATTCGACGATTAGCGATGCGGGtcatccagttcttcttctggcaCCAGACACAAGGTAGATTCCCTGACGCCCATAATATGAGAGAAGCCTCACTAGACTTTGAAATTCAAGCCTCTGAATGGTAAGGCTTCACTTTCCCCGTTCTTTTCAGTTCAAATTCAGTCCCTTTGCCATTCAAGCGATCCTTCTAAAAACTCGCTTGCTCCCACTATCCTAAGCAGAAGCCCATCTGACTCTCGGCCAGGACCTCTTCCCTGCCGCCAGTGCTCTCCCTTTCAACCCCTGAAATGGAAGACGATGTCCTGAAATTCGTTCTACGAGGCCACCTCCTTGACTGCTACGAGTGGATCTACTTCCCTTACATGCTCGAAGCGATCGCACACGGCAACCGCGACCCAGAGACGGAGGAGTTCGTCATCCGCGGGCTGAAAATGTCCGTTGAGCGCATCCACAAAAATCGTAAGGGGTTCAGGCACCGACACCACGGCGTCTGGTTGATGTTGCGCTCGTGTACGCGGAGCGCGCTTATATTGCTAGCGGCGAGCCGCAGTTCGGCGACACACGACCTCTTGCCGCTCGGTTGGAAGGGGGCGGTCATGAATGCAACAGATATGTTGGCGTATTGGAAGGATGAAGCAGAGGATGCGAGGGATCGGCTGAGAATTCTGCAGGAGTTTATGGAGGAGTGGAcaagtgaagaagagcaggaactGGGGAGCTTTGGTGTGGGTTGCGGAGGGTAGTTGCACTTCACTCTCGTGTGGGACTTAATCTCATCTTGCTCTGTATACCTCTTTACGCAGAACATAAGCTCGAAAATAATTATATTAAGTTGGCTAATGGTCTTAGTGTACATTTTGTGATACAATGGTTATTATCAATTCACGTCCAGCATGCGGAAGTCATGAACTCTAGAGTAAATCCCCAGTGCATGAGAAATTACGTATTTGTGCCGATTCCCAACTCCGAGAAGCTTCCAAAGATCCCAAAGATATTCGTTTGATCAAAATCAACCCGCGCCCAGCGAGTACCTGACCCCAGCGGCCGCTTAGGATCACATTACGCGAGATGCCTCGTGACGCGCAGGCCCTCATTACCATAGACCCcctcctcaacttcctccaatGTGAGCTGGCACGCTGAAACCGAGCCCTGCGGGCGGCGATTCGTTCCGTATATGTGGCTATTCGACGGATGGGTTCGCGCTTGGATCTGCTGATGGTAGGAGCGGATGCTATCGAGGGCCGTCTTGAAGTCATCAAGGACGATGGTGTTGCAGAGGCATTTGAAAATGAGTGATAGCTGTGTGGGGGCAATTGAGAATGCGAGAACCTTTCCTATGTTTGATCAAACACATACCTTCCAGAATGGCTGGACCCCAATGGGAAGAGAGGCGCTATTGAACACCCCAAGAACGCTGAATGTATCCACGATGATAAACACAATGGAGAGACACATGGAAGCCAACATGATACCCAGCCGCGGGCTGACTTTGACCAATTCAACGATGCCGAAATTATAGCTGCATTTAATGGCGTAGAACAGCGAGCAGGCCGTGTAGATCCACCACGGATCACTATGAGACACAGATTTTCAGCACTGCGATTTTTATCCTCAATCACTTCTAAGGACAAAACGAGAGAATAAAGGCAAAAGCGGGATCCATACCGGAATAGCGGTTCCAGCGGTCGAGTAACCTCGAATATTCTGTTGATGTTGTTAAAATATGTAAAGTTGGCATAGATCTCCAGCACCCAATACGGCTGGACCAGCAGGACGGTGGCGATGTATGCTATGGATACCTTTCTCGAGAAAAAGGGCCTGTTTTTCATCCAGGAGATGACATTATGTAGGCTCCACGAGATGTTGAGAGTAACGGCGCTGACCGAGAGGTACCACCCGTAGACAGGAGgtttgttgaagatgaatgTGCCGTGCGGGATagcaaggagcagctgccgATTTCAGGTCACCCATTATCCATCGTAGCTGCACCAGGGACTCCGTCGCTTTATTTTCCAAGGCAGAGCTTACCTCGACAAAAATCAGTTTGTGGAGAAGGATGTGCCCTTTCATGTTGGCGAGGATCACCGCGGCCATGATGATCAGCGAGCCTATCATTAATCCCTGGCCCCAGGCCTCCAGAACAAGGCTACCAGGATCGGTGGGACGAGATATCTGACCGTTGGGCAACTCCGTCATCGTAGCATTTATGCCAACACCGGCACGGGGGCTAACACATCGGAGGATGTATCACATGGGGCATTGCCTGTCGACGGACGTGCAGCCGTAGATGTACGTAGCAATTCGACATTAAAAGGTCATTCAGCAGACAGAACCGACCAAGCTATAAAGTCTAGCCCTTCATTGAGAACAGGTTCGAAGTTTCTCCGATAATGCTCCTATCCAAGCCACAAACTCACAAATTCGGCACAAATTCGGCAAAACAGCGTAGTCAATCATGTGAGATATgggaaagaagcaaagcaaaGCGTAGTATGAGAATTCAACGAAATTCCAACCCAAGTACTGATGCACCGCCTACCACCATAAAAGAGTACGTGCAATCTAGCCGTTATACCATGCATGCACGAGTCTCTGGCGCAGCACGCTTGGCAGTGCCGGCATCCGAGAATCCAGGCTCCGTTCAGCGGCCCCAACGTCTCGTGGAGTATAGAGCACGGCTAGTCTGGGGATCTGATGCATTGCAGCTACAACTGCAACGCGGAATCGCGGAGTCAGGTCCTCGGCAAGGGCCCCGTTTCAGGGGAACCTATCGGGTTTCAGGGTCCAGGGTCCTCAGCCTACTGGTCCTGTCAAGTGGGGGTCAGGAAATGGCGCCACCTTCGGGGATTTCTGAGCTGGTTTTCACTCAATTGGACATGTCCAGTATCCACATCGCATGTTTGCCACTTACCTAAGTGGGTGAAGGGATTGATCAGGGTTCCATCCGGCGGCTTGGCGTTTCATCAAGTCGAGGGAACAGACAGGACCCTTAGACGAAGACAGGAGCGCGGTGTAAACTGCAAGTTAAAGAGGGACTTACCTATGGAGTCCTTGACCAGGGCCTCCTGGTAATCTCCGTGGGTAGTATTCAAAATAAGTCGTGGAGCAGTCTAGAAGCGCGGGGAGTCTGGCCATAGGGCCGCTAGGGGCGACACTAACCCGTGCTTTACGACATGCTCAAACACCCAGTCACCTACTCGAGCGCTGATTAGGTAAGGTTTGGAGTAAATATGTTTCACGAGGACCAGGACCGCAACTAGGACAGCGAGTCCCAGTGGCGGTTTAGTAATCAGCTCCGGTGCTACTGCTTCAAGATTCGGATACACCGATAACTACGTAGAGTCGCTAAAACCCTGCTGGGATCCTGTCAATATTTACACATAGGGCCAGGCTGCAAGGGGTGCCGAGGGATTGTCCTCCAAGTCTGAAGCGTCTAACGGTGCAACGTACCGTTCAAGGACAAGCCGGTCCTCGATATCAATAACGCATGTGCGTAGCAATAATGATGGTGCCTATAGGTTTGTGCCTTACCAACTCTATAATTACAATGACAAACGCGATTAGTTATTTGTAAAGAGATCAGTTGGGCGAGAAAAGGGGTTACAGAAGCCCAGGGACAGAGTATTAGGCAACATGTCAAGATAGATTGAAGGAGCATTGAGATGCTATGTGCTAGCCATTTTCGAGGTTACGGTCCTTAGTATTACCTCTCGACCTCGTCCCGTTCCGGTGGTACCTACTCACTAGCCCTTAAAATACGCGATGTTGTTGGTGAAGACACCAATATTGTCACTTCTCCCTCGATGCTGAAAATGGAGTTCTGACAATCCTGATAACCGCCGTACGCGGAGCATTCTATAAGGGGTTCGAATTATTAGTCCGCATGCACAAAAAGCCAATGCACGGAAGGTCGTAAAAATAAAGAAGCATGAGAGACAAACCTGTGTCATAGTTATCAAAGAAGGAATACAAGCCGGCGCCGTACACGGCGAGATCTCGCGAGTCAACGATTCGGAGACCCCAGCCAATAGCACAGTTCCCTGTGCGGCCATCGCAGCTTGAGGTGATGTCGGGGTCGTGGATTGAGGGA encodes the following:
- a CDS encoding transcription factor domain-containing protein (transcript_id=CADANIAT00003882) is translated as MEYPSSGGLDPLVLDAECRLASPHTRIQLPPLLPSNDSTAAKQPNRRAGAYPRRRAVRACQVCRARRTKCDNKKPSCSFCEKIGAKCVVNDPADLSGETDCDRRFDTASLVIIQRLDQIESLIQQQQQQQSQQIQHGRTVVDHTNGMQAATRVSAVADSESPTLHGSPLYQAHCADLSRLTIETVLSWNVFNGRYDAGPSLYDLVSSQTTLSQEPFLANNDPRLERLDLDLKTCTRLLHTFLEEVHIANPILDVHLITDYLYQACVHGIGWDAPSCLVLLICAIGAISESFQEHHESSSMTARRSPSFHLGQRYFEAAQMRLGVVFRTHGVLETQCFFYSGVYLMAVFQPVRAWRCFVQTAAVAEMMVFSSNGSSTTASLQRDLRCLETTHWACLKSELELRLELGLNQPDPLRFTYPTFFPSLPMERLNRDESRVWYFYLAETAIRRLAMRVIQFFFWHQTQGRFPDAHNMREASLDFEIQASEWTSSLPPVLSLSTPEMEDDVLKFVLRGHLLDCYEWIYFPYMLEAIAHGNRDPETEEFVIRGLKMSVERIHKNRKGFRHRHHGVWLMLRSCTRSALILLAASRSSATHDLLPLGWKGAVMNATDMLAYWKDEAEDARDRLRILQEFMEEWTSEEEQELGSFGVGCGG
- a CDS encoding uncharacterized protein (transcript_id=CADANIAT00003883), with protein sequence MAAVILANMKGHILLHKLIFVELLLAIPHGTFIFNKPPVYGWYLSVSAVTLNISWSLHNVISWMKNRPFFSRKVSIAYIATVLLVQPYWVLEIYANFTYFNNINRIFEVTRPLEPLFRDPWWIYTACSLFYAIKCSYNFGIVELVKVSPRLGIMLASMCLSIVFIIVDTFSVLGVFNSASLPIGVQPFWKLSLIFKCLCNTIVLDDFKTALDSIRSYHQQIQARTHPSNSHIYGTNRRPQGSVSACQLTLEEVEEGVYGNEGLRVTRHLA